In the Peptoclostridium acidaminophilum DSM 3953 genome, one interval contains:
- the mfd gene encoding transcription-repair coupling factor, with the protein MADIFLSPLKRCYEFNQIIENVKEGKSPVHVNGLVQSQKAHFGAGLFKYSGIKQGLIITHSDLEAKKIYEDMRFYAGEAAAFMPCSDIFFYSLEARDRNEEAKRIDVLRRLAKGERIILISSIDNLMRKYVPKNIFFESLIEVNSNDTVDIEALSRKLAALGYERESKVEGVGQFSIRGGIIDIFSPGFENPVRIELFGDEIDSMRTFDSLSQKSIERVDSVTIAPAREVIYAPGFDPKLSANIHETAGLSEELSGKMEKLSQRIYFEGIENHIDYIYERPSTLLDYLGAESLVIMNEPERVLQRAKNFASEFSEIFVASLERGEAGSEQGNLLFAMDDIQERFEGKTLLMLATLPKDVEGFNRASAYSFSAREVPSFGGKLEMAAGEIKFLKEKGHSILISIGSPDKAKGLQEMLSSHSIECSVTSDRSYAIRPSQVVISPGDVSAGFSYLDCAFTLVTDTEILGAHKKTFQKKKTRSKNARQIESFMELEIGDYVVHESHGIGKYEGMKQLVVGDVTKDYLRIVYSAGDTLYVPTDQLDKVQKYIGGEGERVKLSKLGTSEWSKAKAKAQKAVEEMAKELIELYAKREGMKGYQFGEDTPWQFEFENLFPHEETQDQKRAIEEVKKDMESDGIMDRLICGDVGYGKTEVAIRAVFKACMESKQVVVLVPTTILAQQHYNTFRERFEKFPIRVEVLSRFKTEKEQSRIADDIRRGLVDVVIGTHRLLSDDIKFKDLGLLVIDEEQRFGVKHKEKIKSLKASVDVLAMSATPIPRTLHMSLTGIRDMSIIEEPPEERHPVLTFVVEAKESIIADAIEREISRGGQVFFVYNRVGGIEDMAARIKKLVPSARIDLGHGQMSARQLENVMMRFLQRETDVLVCTTIIETGMDIANANTMIVFDADKMGLSQLYQLRGRVGRSSRQGYAYFIYEKDKMLTEISEKRLKAIKEFTEFGSGFKIAMRDLEIRGAGNLLGSQQHGHMSAIGYDLYVKMLSGAIRRLKGEEERPEVDTEIELKLNAYIPQDYIQDELAKIEIYKKIASIESKDEMYEIEEEIEDRFSDIPLPVRTLIMTAYVKSMAQKLGVKAIKHHKEKIYIEPYYMFKPKEEKEDYKLITEIAMVMEKMLQ; encoded by the coding sequence ATGGCTGATATTTTTTTGAGTCCCCTGAAACGATGCTATGAATTCAACCAGATAATTGAAAATGTCAAAGAAGGAAAAAGCCCTGTCCATGTGAATGGACTTGTGCAGAGTCAAAAGGCGCATTTTGGCGCGGGGCTTTTTAAATACAGCGGCATCAAGCAGGGACTGATAATAACCCACAGCGACCTGGAGGCCAAGAAAATATACGAAGACATGAGATTTTATGCGGGCGAAGCCGCGGCATTTATGCCCTGCAGCGACATTTTTTTCTATTCGCTGGAGGCCAGGGACAGGAATGAGGAAGCCAAGCGGATAGATGTGCTAAGGAGACTTGCAAAAGGCGAGAGGATCATTCTTATAAGCAGCATAGACAATCTTATGAGGAAATACGTGCCCAAAAACATTTTTTTTGAGAGCCTGATAGAGGTGAATTCAAACGACACAGTAGACATCGAAGCGCTTTCAAGAAAGCTTGCTGCTTTGGGCTACGAAAGAGAGAGCAAGGTCGAGGGGGTAGGCCAGTTTAGCATAAGAGGCGGGATAATAGACATATTCTCGCCAGGCTTTGAAAACCCCGTCAGAATAGAGCTCTTTGGCGATGAGATTGACTCGATGAGAACATTTGACTCACTAAGCCAAAAGTCGATTGAAAGAGTCGATTCTGTTACAATAGCGCCGGCCAGAGAGGTTATATATGCTCCTGGATTTGACCCGAAGCTTTCAGCAAATATACATGAAACAGCAGGGCTTTCTGAAGAATTATCGGGAAAAATGGAGAAGCTGTCTCAAAGAATTTATTTCGAAGGAATAGAAAACCATATAGACTATATATATGAAAGGCCGAGTACACTCCTTGACTACTTAGGCGCAGAATCGCTAGTCATTATGAATGAACCAGAGCGAGTTCTCCAGAGGGCAAAGAATTTTGCGAGCGAGTTCAGCGAGATATTCGTTGCAAGCCTTGAACGGGGAGAAGCCGGCAGTGAGCAGGGAAACCTTTTGTTTGCAATGGACGATATTCAAGAACGTTTCGAAGGAAAAACGCTCCTGATGCTCGCCACGCTGCCAAAGGATGTCGAAGGCTTCAATAGAGCCTCGGCATACAGCTTTTCGGCAAGAGAGGTTCCAAGCTTTGGCGGCAAGCTTGAAATGGCCGCGGGTGAGATAAAATTTCTGAAGGAAAAGGGCCACAGCATACTAATATCAATAGGCAGCCCTGACAAGGCCAAAGGTCTGCAGGAAATGCTGTCTTCACATTCCATAGAGTGCAGTGTTACAAGTGACAGAAGCTACGCCATAAGGCCTTCGCAGGTTGTAATATCTCCAGGCGATGTGAGCGCCGGCTTTTCTTACCTGGACTGCGCTTTCACACTAGTTACAGACACCGAGATACTCGGGGCTCACAAAAAAACATTCCAGAAGAAAAAGACAAGGTCCAAGAATGCCAGGCAGATTGAAAGCTTCATGGAGCTGGAGATTGGGGACTATGTGGTTCATGAAAGTCACGGAATAGGTAAATACGAGGGTATGAAGCAGCTTGTGGTGGGAGATGTCACAAAAGACTATCTGAGAATAGTATACTCCGCTGGTGACACTCTCTATGTCCCCACAGACCAGTTGGACAAGGTCCAAAAATATATAGGTGGCGAGGGTGAGAGAGTAAAGCTAAGCAAACTTGGGACAAGCGAGTGGAGCAAGGCCAAGGCCAAGGCGCAAAAGGCAGTCGAAGAGATGGCAAAAGAGCTCATTGAGCTTTATGCAAAACGAGAGGGCATGAAAGGCTATCAGTTCGGCGAAGACACTCCATGGCAGTTCGAATTTGAAAACCTCTTTCCGCATGAAGAGACGCAGGATCAAAAAAGAGCCATTGAGGAAGTCAAAAAAGACATGGAGTCCGATGGTATTATGGACAGGCTCATATGCGGCGATGTAGGCTATGGCAAGACTGAGGTGGCCATAAGGGCCGTATTCAAGGCGTGCATGGAATCAAAGCAGGTTGTAGTGCTAGTTCCCACCACCATACTTGCACAGCAGCACTACAACACCTTCAGGGAGAGATTTGAGAAATTCCCCATAAGGGTAGAAGTGTTAAGCAGGTTCAAGACTGAAAAAGAGCAATCGCGCATAGCGGACGACATAAGAAGGGGTCTTGTGGATGTGGTGATAGGCACCCACAGGCTGCTGTCTGATGATATAAAATTCAAGGACCTGGGGCTGCTTGTTATAGACGAGGAGCAAAGGTTTGGCGTAAAGCATAAGGAAAAGATTAAAAGCCTGAAAGCGAGCGTAGACGTACTTGCCATGTCTGCAACGCCAATTCCGCGAACGCTTCACATGTCGCTTACAGGCATACGCGACATGAGTATAATAGAGGAGCCGCCCGAGGAAAGGCATCCAGTCCTGACGTTTGTTGTGGAAGCAAAAGAGAGTATAATTGCAGATGCTATAGAACGTGAAATTTCAAGAGGCGGACAGGTGTTTTTTGTATACAACAGGGTCGGCGGAATAGAGGATATGGCTGCCAGGATAAAAAAGCTTGTGCCTTCCGCGAGGATAGATTTAGGACACGGGCAGATGAGTGCAAGGCAGCTTGAGAATGTAATGATGCGCTTCCTTCAAAGGGAAACTGACGTGCTCGTATGCACCACAATTATCGAAACGGGAATGGACATAGCGAATGCAAACACAATGATAGTTTTCGATGCCGACAAGATGGGCCTCTCGCAGCTATACCAGCTAAGAGGCAGGGTGGGCCGGTCCTCGAGGCAGGGTTATGCATATTTCATATATGAAAAGGATAAGATGCTCACTGAAATCTCGGAAAAAAGACTAAAGGCGATAAAGGAGTTCACCGAGTTTGGCTCGGGTTTCAAAATTGCAATGAGGGACCTTGAAATCAGGGGAGCAGGGAACCTGCTGGGTTCACAGCAACACGGGCATATGTCTGCGATAGGCTACGATCTTTATGTAAAGATGCTCTCAGGTGCTATAAGAAGGCTAAAGGGAGAAGAGGAAAGGCCGGAAGTAGACACTGAAATAGAGTTGAAGTTAAATGCGTACATCCCGCAGGACTATATACAAGATGAGCTGGCGAAGATAGAAATATACAAGAAGATAGCATCAATAGAATCAAAGGATGAAATGTATGAGATAGAAGAGGAAATAGAAGACAGATTCTCGGACATCCCGCTGCCTGTAAGAACTCTTATTATGACCGCATACGTCAAGTCGATGGCTCAAAAACTTGGAGTAAAAGCCATAAAGCATCACAAGGAAAAGATATATATAGAGCCCTACTACATGTTCAAGCCCAAAGAGGAAAAAGAAGATTACAAATTGATTACAGAAATTGCTATGGTCATGGAAAAGATGTTACAATAA
- a CDS encoding peptidylprolyl isomerase, whose product MRKIMSIFIIALLSISLVACGSGKSGENVAKVNGKFITAQDFEKNLALTKKGYEGLYGEEIWTKDAGDGKTFNELIKEQVLETMISVEVLYQEAQKQGVKVDESEVDKALKEFKDSVAASADMKTFLEKSKIDDEFIKNQLRKELTVSGLEESFKAELKLTDADLEDYFEKNKENYRNQQVRASHILIKTVDDSMNPLSEDKIKEQEKLANEVLQKAKAGDDFAELAKTYSQDEGSAKNGGDLNFFGKGVMVPEFEEAAFKLEKGQISELVKSQFGYHIIKVTDKIDEIPEFEKLKDSIKSEMEQSKYNQFATELNEKAKIEKLLKDETKK is encoded by the coding sequence ATGAGGAAAATAATGAGCATTTTTATAATTGCCTTACTGTCTATTTCATTGGTTGCTTGCGGCTCTGGAAAATCAGGCGAAAATGTGGCTAAGGTAAATGGCAAGTTTATCACTGCGCAGGATTTTGAAAAGAACCTGGCGCTTACAAAAAAAGGCTATGAAGGACTCTACGGCGAGGAAATATGGACGAAGGACGCCGGAGATGGAAAGACATTCAACGAGCTCATAAAGGAACAGGTGCTTGAAACAATGATATCTGTCGAAGTGCTCTATCAGGAGGCACAAAAGCAAGGCGTAAAAGTTGATGAGTCTGAGGTTGACAAAGCATTGAAGGAGTTCAAGGATAGTGTTGCGGCGAGTGCGGATATGAAGACATTCCTTGAGAAGAGCAAGATAGACGATGAATTTATAAAAAACCAGCTGAGAAAAGAGCTTACAGTTTCGGGACTTGAAGAGAGTTTCAAAGCAGAGCTCAAGCTCACCGATGCAGACCTCGAGGATTACTTCGAAAAGAACAAGGAAAACTACAGGAATCAGCAAGTCAGGGCATCCCACATACTCATCAAGACTGTGGATGACAGCATGAATCCGCTTTCGGAGGACAAGATAAAAGAGCAGGAAAAGCTTGCAAACGAGGTGCTTCAAAAGGCCAAGGCGGGCGACGATTTTGCGGAGCTTGCCAAAACATACTCGCAGGATGAAGGCTCTGCAAAAAACGGCGGAGACCTGAATTTTTTCGGCAAGGGCGTAATGGTGCCTGAGTTCGAAGAGGCTGCGTTCAAGCTTGAAAAAGGCCAGATATCAGAGCTGGTAAAAAGCCAGTTCGGCTACCACATAATAAAGGTGACTGACAAGATAGACGAGATACCTGAGTTCGAAAAGCTTAAGGATTCGATAAAGAGCGAGATGGAACAGAGCAAATACAATCAGTTCGCGACTGAGCTCAACGAAAAGGCTAAGATTGAAAAGCTGCTAAAGGATGAAACGAAGAAGTAG